In the Brienomyrus brachyistius isolate T26 chromosome 20, BBRACH_0.4, whole genome shotgun sequence genome, one interval contains:
- the atoh1c gene encoding protein Fer3, translating to MPRRRSPTTPCIVRETVSAYNKNGQNPHRLDLQNECTVQALVQSRWMDARAQCDPCIVELRLPGISGYIDHDPGAIDRAQRRRRLAANARERRRMLGLNVAFDRLRSVIPTLESEKKLSKSETLQMAQIYISTLSELLQDRGCGPDINQQRARKSAFSEDLRGKHPEKEVNVEVPGTFNSGKTDSVTDRTEQPSGDLLKTELKDLISLWERPSGTK from the coding sequence ATGCCACGCCGCAGAAGTCCGACAACGCCGTGCATCGTCCGGGAGACTGTTAGCGCCTATAATAAAAACGGGCAAAATCCCCATCGTTTAGATCTCCAGAACGAGTGCACGGTCCAGGCTCTTGTGCAgtccagatggatggatgcgagAGCGCAGTGTGATCCGTGTATAGTGGAGCTCCGGCTTCCTGGGATAAGTGGCTACATCGACCACGATCCGGGCGCCATAGACAGGGCTCAGAGGAGGCGTCGCTTGGCCGCCAATgccagggagaggaggaggatgcTTGGGCTTAATGTGGCGTTTGACCGATTGAGGAGCGTCATCCCGACCCTGGAGAGCGAGAAGAAGCTGTCGAAGTCAGAGACGCTGCAAATGGCGCAAATCTACATCTCCACCCTCAGCGAGCTCTTACAGGACAGGGGCTGCGGCCCAGACATCAATCAGCAGAGAGCCAGGAAAAGTGCGTTTTCCGAAGACCTGCGTGGGAAACACCCGGAAAAGGAGGTGAATGTGGAGGTGCCAGGAACGTTTAATAGTGGCAAGACCGACAGCGTTACGGACAGGACGGAGCAGCCGAGCGGCGATCTCCTGAAAACGGAGTTAAAAGACTTAATAAGCCTCTGGGAAAGACCCAGCGGCACCAAATGA